A window of Primulina huaijiensis isolate GDHJ02 chromosome 9, ASM1229523v2, whole genome shotgun sequence contains these coding sequences:
- the LOC140985326 gene encoding protein SOMBRERO-like isoform X1, protein MMRGNGELSVPPGFRFHPTDEELLYYYLRKKVSYEPIDLDVIREVDLNKLEPWDLKDKCRIGSSPQNEWYFFSHKDKKYPTGTRTNRATAAGFWKATGRDKGIHLRSSKRIGMRKTLVFYTGRAPHGCKTDWIMHEYRLDDDVNAQIQQEDGWVVCRVFEKKNHTRGFHPQTEADQEAEQVAATFQATVADSTLVPKQITTDQVQYNMNYVFDPTNSMHLPQLTSPESTIPPSFLSSLPLSTMDLQCTQNLLNLTSSGVGGGDGHPAVGRVMQQEKFSGDWTFLDKLLATHQTMDHSGKYHQISQVSDLVPTAAQRFPFPYHNFERDFSKYSK, encoded by the exons ATGATGCGTGGAAACGGGGAGCTATCGGTGCCACCAGGTTTCCGATTTCATCCAACAGACGAGGAACTGTTATATTACTACCTGAGGAAGAAGGTGTCCTATGAACCCATTGACTTGGATGTTATTCGGGAAGTCGATCTCAACAAACTTGAGCCTTGGGACCTCAAAG ATAAATGTAGAATCGGGTCAAGTCCCCAGAATGAATGGTACTTTTTCAGCCACAAAGACAAAAAGTATCCTACAGGAACAAGAACCAATCGGGCCACGGCAGCAGGTTTCTGGAAGGCAACTGGTCGGGACAAAGGGATCCACCTGAGAAGTTCGAAGAGAATTGGTATGAGAAAAACCCTGGTTTTCTACACAGGACGGGCCCCTCATGGATGCAAGACTGATTGGATCATGCACGAGTATCGTTTGGATGACGATGTTAATGCTCAAATCCAA CAGGAGGACGGATGGGTGGTCTGCAGGGTTTTCGAAAAGAAAAATCACACCAGAGGATTCCATCCCCAAACCGAGGCCGATCAAGAAGCTGAGCAGGTGGCTGCAACTTTCCAGGCTACCGTTGCAGATTCAACTTTGGTACCTAAACAGATAACTACTGATCAAGTACAATACAACATGAATTACGTATTTGATCCTACCAATTCCATGCATCTTCCACAGTTAACGAGCCCCGAATCAACTATTCCACCTTCATTCTTGTCATCACTTCCGTTGAGTACCATGGACTTGCAGTGTACGCAGAACCTGTTGAATTTAACATCAAGTGGAGTTGGGGGTGGAGATGGGCATCCTGCTGTTGGCAGGGTCATGCAACAGGAGAAATTTTCTGGGGACTGGACATTCCTGGATAAACTCCTCGCTACGCATCAAACTATGGATCACAGTGGAAAATATCACCAGATTTCACAAGTTTCTGACTTGGTTCCAACGGCAGCTCAGAGATTTCCATTTCCGTATCATAACTTTGAACGAGATTTTTCTAAATATTCCAAGTAG
- the LOC140985326 gene encoding protein SOMBRERO-like isoform X2: MMRGNGELSVPPGFRFHPTDEELLYYYLRKKVSYEPIDLDVIREVDLNKLEPWDLKDKCRIGSSPQNEWYFFSHKDKKYPTGTRTNRATAAGFWKATGRDKGIHLRSSKRIGMRKTLVFYTGRAPHGCKTDWIMHEYRLDDDVNAQIQEDGWVVCRVFEKKNHTRGFHPQTEADQEAEQVAATFQATVADSTLVPKQITTDQVQYNMNYVFDPTNSMHLPQLTSPESTIPPSFLSSLPLSTMDLQCTQNLLNLTSSGVGGGDGHPAVGRVMQQEKFSGDWTFLDKLLATHQTMDHSGKYHQISQVSDLVPTAAQRFPFPYHNFERDFSKYSK; this comes from the exons ATGATGCGTGGAAACGGGGAGCTATCGGTGCCACCAGGTTTCCGATTTCATCCAACAGACGAGGAACTGTTATATTACTACCTGAGGAAGAAGGTGTCCTATGAACCCATTGACTTGGATGTTATTCGGGAAGTCGATCTCAACAAACTTGAGCCTTGGGACCTCAAAG ATAAATGTAGAATCGGGTCAAGTCCCCAGAATGAATGGTACTTTTTCAGCCACAAAGACAAAAAGTATCCTACAGGAACAAGAACCAATCGGGCCACGGCAGCAGGTTTCTGGAAGGCAACTGGTCGGGACAAAGGGATCCACCTGAGAAGTTCGAAGAGAATTGGTATGAGAAAAACCCTGGTTTTCTACACAGGACGGGCCCCTCATGGATGCAAGACTGATTGGATCATGCACGAGTATCGTTTGGATGACGATGTTAATGCTCAAATCCAA GAGGACGGATGGGTGGTCTGCAGGGTTTTCGAAAAGAAAAATCACACCAGAGGATTCCATCCCCAAACCGAGGCCGATCAAGAAGCTGAGCAGGTGGCTGCAACTTTCCAGGCTACCGTTGCAGATTCAACTTTGGTACCTAAACAGATAACTACTGATCAAGTACAATACAACATGAATTACGTATTTGATCCTACCAATTCCATGCATCTTCCACAGTTAACGAGCCCCGAATCAACTATTCCACCTTCATTCTTGTCATCACTTCCGTTGAGTACCATGGACTTGCAGTGTACGCAGAACCTGTTGAATTTAACATCAAGTGGAGTTGGGGGTGGAGATGGGCATCCTGCTGTTGGCAGGGTCATGCAACAGGAGAAATTTTCTGGGGACTGGACATTCCTGGATAAACTCCTCGCTACGCATCAAACTATGGATCACAGTGGAAAATATCACCAGATTTCACAAGTTTCTGACTTGGTTCCAACGGCAGCTCAGAGATTTCCATTTCCGTATCATAACTTTGAACGAGATTTTTCTAAATATTCCAAGTAG
- the LOC140983817 gene encoding aspartyl protease family protein At5g10770-like: MVLLVSLFLYLLLSRTSSCREIQEVDQLSHPVLQLPLYHVRGGSHSLQALDSDPPFLEAIALDEKRVKFLNSRLDGNNSTTVHPVTTSILKGPESWIDEKSVNVPLNPGIPIGISNYYTKIGLGTPTTYHNVIMDTGSSFSWVQCEPCLVYCHPQAGSRFNPFASRTYQKLSCGTSQCSSLKVATLNSPMCTASNTCIYSATYGDQSFSIGYLSKDSLSFGSESLPGFFFGCGQDNNGLFGKSAGLIGLGKDGLSMLSQLSTKYGRVFSYCLPTSTFLGNSGSKGFLSVGTASNSGSKFTPMLDEYRDSSLYYVKLSAIYLSSKPLAVGSSAYSSPTIIDSGTTISRLSAPVYSALKKEFVDIVSTKFKIAPSFSILDACFHGTFDQISTVIPSVELIFQGGANLKLSPHNIILEVEKGTTCLAFASSSGMVIIGNTQQQTFRITYDVASSKIGFAAGGCR; the protein is encoded by the exons ATGGTACTTCTTGTTTCTCTGTTTTTATATCTCTTGCTCTCGAGAACCTCTTCATGTAGAGAAATTCAAG AAGTTGATCAGTTAAGTCATCCTGTTTTGCAACTGCCTTTGTATCATGTCCGAGGAGGGTCTCACTCGCTTCAGGCTTTGGACTCGGACCCGCCCTTCTTAGAAGCAATTGCTCTTGATGAAAAACGTGTCAAGTTTCTAAATTCCAGACTTGATGGCAACAACTCGACGACAGTTCATCCCGTTACCACCTCCATTTTAAAAGGACCAGAAAGCTGGATTGATGAAAAATCTGTTAATGTACCTCTGAATCCGGGTATACCAATTGGTATCTCAAATTACTACACAAAAATAGGTCTGGGAACTCCAACAACGTACCACAACGTTATTATGGACACCGGCAGCTCCTTCTCATGGGTTCAGTGTGAGCCCTGTTTGGTCTATTGTCATCCTCAGGCAGGTTCACGCTTTAACCCATTTGCTTCTAGAACATATCAGAAGCTATCCTGTGGAACGAGTCAGTGCTCTTCCCTGAAGGTTGCTACTCTTAACAGTCCTATGTGTACGGCTTCAAATACATGCATATACTCAGCTACATATGGAGATCAATCCTTTTCCATCGGATATCTCAGCAAAGACTCGCTGAGCTTTGGCTCAGAATCACTCCCTGGTTTCTTCTTTGGATGCGGGCAAGACAACAATGGCTTATTCGGCAAATCAGCTGGTCTGATCGGCCTTGGGAAAGATGGTCTTTCCATGCTGTCTCAACTATCTACAAAATATGGTAGAGTCTTTTCTTATTGCCTCCCAACATCCACATTCCTGGGAAATTCTGGCAGCAAAGGCTTTTTGTCGGTTGGAACAGCTTCAAATTCCGGATCAAAATTCACTCCAATGTTAGACGAATATCGAGATTCTTCATTGTATTATGTAAAGCTCTCGGCCATATATTTGTCTAGTAAACCGTTAGCAGTTGGATCATCCGCATACAGCTCCCCTACCATCATAGATTCAGGCACCACAATATCACGGTTATCCGCACCTGTGTACTCGGCACTCAAGAAAGAGTTTGTTGATATCGTCTCTACCAAATTCAAGATCGCTCCATCCTTCTCCATTCTTGATGCATGCTTTCATGGCACTTTTGATCAAATATCTACAGTTAttccttcagttgaactgatctttCAAGGCGGAGCGAACCTAAAACTTTCCCCTCACAATATCATACTAGAAGTGGAGAAAGGTACTACGTGCTTGGCCTTTGCGTCCAGCTCGGGTATGGTTATTATCGGCAACACACAGCAACAGACTTTCCGTATCACTTACGATGTCGCGAGTTCAAAAATCGGGTTCGCAGCTGGTGGATGTCGCTAG